In one window of Helianthus annuus cultivar XRQ/B chromosome 17, HanXRQr2.0-SUNRISE, whole genome shotgun sequence DNA:
- the LOC110924361 gene encoding trehalose-phosphate phosphatase A-like, which translates to MSFHRMMRAYHNWMLKYPSALTSIEQIVNNVKGKRIALFLDYDGTLSPIVDNPDHAFMSNAMRVAVRNVAKCFPTAIISGRSRERVRKFVGLKELYYAGSHGMDIMCPVQSPAADHTTEVPNYIFLRLSSCKDVLPIYVGDDKTDADAFKLVWPHVGNQVFMCSDFTGWIKYRQTVLQGGPILLCEKWSKTSRRDFLMLKAYSKNGKH; encoded by the exons ATGAGTTTTCACCGAATGATGCGGGCTTACCACAATTGGATG CTTAAGTATCCATCTGCGCTTACGTCCATTGAACAGATTGTGAATAACGTGAAGGGGAAGAGGATTGCATTGTTTCTAGATTATGATGGGACATTGTCCCCGATTGTCGACAATCCGGATCATGCCTTCATGTCTAATGCT ATGCGTGTTGCTGTTAGAAATGTAGCAAAATGCTTTCCGACAGCAATTATTAGTGGCAGGAGCCGTGAAAGG GTACGCAAGTTTGTAGGACTGAAAGAACTATATTATGCTGGTAGTCATGGGATGGACATAATGTGTCCGGTTCAGTCTCCAGCAGCTGATCATACCACTGAGGTACCGAATTATATTTTTTTGC GTTTAAGTAGTTGTAAAGATGTGCTCCCTATATATGTAGGGGATGACAAAACCGACGCAGATGCATTCAAG TTAGTTTGGCCTCATGTTGGCAATCAGGTGTTCATGTGTAGTGATTTCACTGG GTGGATTAAGTATCGACAAACGGTTCTTCAAGGGGGCCCAATTCTCTTATGTGAAAAGTGGTCTAAGACATCAAGGAGAGACTTTCTTATGCTTAAAGCATATAGCAAAAATGGAAAGCATTAA